A genomic stretch from Perognathus longimembris pacificus isolate PPM17 chromosome 5, ASM2315922v1, whole genome shotgun sequence includes:
- the Cldn17 gene encoding claudin-17, with protein sequence MACYPLQIAGLVLGFFGMVGTIATTLLPQWRVSAFIGSNIIIFERIWEGLWMNCIQQARVTLQCKFYDSLLALPPVLEAARALMCVAVALSFSALLIGISGMKQVQCTSTDERVKAYLLGASGVLFILTGIFVLIPVSWTAHIIIRDFYNPAIHAGQKRELGAALFLGWLTVAVLFIGGGLLCGFCYCNRKQRWPRYPAPARQEPCADKQRNVPVLRKTSTSYV encoded by the coding sequence ATGGCATGTTATCCCCTGCAAATTGCCGGGCTGGTTCTTGGGTTCTTTGGCATGGTTGGGACCATTGCCACAACCCTTCTGCCTCAGTGGAGAGTATCAGCTTTTATTGGCAGCAATATTATCATCTTTGAGAGGATCTGGGAAGGGCTCTGGATGAACTGTATCCAGCAAGCAAGGGTGACATTGCAGTGCAAGTTCTATGACTCCTTGTTGGCTCTCCCACCCGTCCTGGAAGCAGCACGGGCTCTCATGTGCGTGGCCGTGGCCCTCTCCTTCTCTGCGCTTCTGATTGGAATCAGTGGCATGAAGCAGGTCCAGTGCACGAGCACTGACGAGAGAGTCAAAGCCTACCTTCTGGGAGCTTCAGGAGTCCTCTTCATTCTGACCGGCATCTTTGTTCTGATTCCAGTATCCTGGACAGCCCATATCATCATCAGGGATTTCTACAACCCAGCCATCCACGCCGGTCAGAAACGAGAGCTGGGAGCGGCCCTTTTCCTGGGCTGGTTGACCGTGGCTGTTCTCTTCATTGGAGGGGGCCTGCTCTGTGGGTTTTGCTACTGCAATAGGAAGCAGCGATGGCCCAGGTACCCAGCCCCGGCCCGCCAGGAGCCCTGCGCAGATAAACAGAGGAACGTGCCAGTGCTCAGGAAGACCTCCACCAGCTATGTCTAA